In Hypomesus transpacificus isolate Combined female chromosome 4, fHypTra1, whole genome shotgun sequence, the following are encoded in one genomic region:
- the twist1a gene encoding twist-related protein 1a: MFENTMREDSCSSMASPMDSAGNSEEEVERQPRRATRKRRANRRGMGENVGDLNSPSPGKKGRKSGSGESEASSPQSLEDLQTQRVMANVRERQRTQSLNEAFVSLRKIIPTLPSDKLSKIQTLKLAARYIDFLYQVLQSDELDARGASCSYVAHERLSYAFSVWRMEGAWSVSATSH, encoded by the coding sequence ATGTTTGAAAACACAATGCGGGAAGACTCATGCTCCTCAATGGCATCTCCGATGGACAGCGCGGGGAAcagcgaggaggaggtggaacgTCAACCACGGAGAGCAACAAGAAAACGGCGGGCTAATCGCAGGGGCATGGGAGAGAACGTTGGGGACTTAAATAGCCCGAGCCCGGGGAAAAAAGGAAGGAAAAGCGGCAGTGGCGAGAGTGAAGCCAGTAGCCCACAGTCTTTGGAGGATTTGCAGACGCAGCGCGTAATGGCAAATGTGCGTGAGCGTCAGAGGACTCAGTCTCTGAACGAGGCTTTCGTATCGTTACGTAAAATCATCCCTACGCTACCATCAGATAAACTCAGCAAGATTCAAACACTGAAGCTCGCGGCGCGGTACATCGATTTTCTCTATCAGGTTCTGCAAAGCGACGAGCTTGACGCGCGAGGGGCCAGCTGCAGCTACGTGGCGCACGAACGGCTCAGCTATGCATTCTCTGTCTGGAGGATGGAGGGCGCTTGGTCCGTATCTGCTACATCCCACTAG